From Halobacillus sp. Marseille-Q1614, the proteins below share one genomic window:
- a CDS encoding bifunctional homocysteine S-methyltransferase/methylenetetrahydrofolate reductase, which produces MNLKKALHNYTLVGDGAMGTLLYSYGIDQCFEELNLSHPSGVLDVHNAYVAAGADVIQTNTYGANYVKLSRYGLEDKVKEINTAAIELAKQAATDSNYVVGTIGGIRSFKKQAVSLEEIKRSFREQLYSMLFEEVDGILLETYYDLEELTTVLQIARKETNLPIIAQASMHEPGVLQDGTPLPEALATLEKLGADVTGVNCRLGPYHMTQSLEKVPLPKQSVLSAYPNASLPSYQDGRLVYKTDADYFKTSARSLYEQGARLIGGCCGTTPEHIAAIANEVKRKKPILHKEVPIDEKEPQEKIEVKQTKPHLHEIVAKKPSVIVELDPPKKLNTDRYLRGAKALHEAGVDSITLADNSLASPRVCNTAMGSIIKQKYNINPLVHIACRDRNQIGLQSHLMGLHTLGITEVLAITGDPTKIGDFPGATSVYDFSSLDLIQSIKQLNEGQSFSGKSLGMKTNFSVAAAFNPNVRNLNRAVGRLEKKIKCGADYFISQPVYSEAQLLEIYDATKHISAPIYIGIMPLISARNAEFLHNEVPGISLSDDIRKRMETVSHNPSLAQEEGIAIAKSLIDTAVELFNGIYLITPFLRYEITVELTRYFKEKTKGRTDANDHIISQTTIQ; this is translated from the coding sequence ATGAATTTAAAAAAAGCCCTGCATAATTACACGTTAGTGGGAGACGGTGCTATGGGTACACTATTATATTCCTACGGGATTGATCAATGTTTTGAAGAATTAAATCTCTCCCACCCCTCAGGCGTTCTTGATGTCCATAATGCCTACGTAGCTGCAGGCGCTGATGTGATTCAGACGAATACATATGGCGCCAATTACGTGAAACTTTCCCGTTATGGGCTTGAAGACAAAGTGAAGGAAATAAACACAGCAGCTATAGAACTTGCGAAGCAGGCAGCGACAGACAGCAATTATGTCGTTGGAACGATTGGAGGGATCCGCTCCTTTAAGAAGCAGGCGGTTTCCTTAGAAGAAATAAAGCGCAGCTTCCGTGAACAGCTTTACTCGATGTTATTTGAAGAGGTCGACGGTATCTTGCTGGAGACTTATTACGATCTGGAAGAACTGACGACCGTTTTACAAATCGCCAGAAAAGAAACGAACCTGCCGATTATTGCACAGGCTTCTATGCATGAACCCGGTGTTCTTCAGGACGGTACGCCTTTGCCTGAAGCCCTGGCTACATTGGAAAAGCTCGGCGCTGACGTGACGGGAGTGAACTGCCGGCTTGGACCTTACCATATGACTCAGTCACTGGAGAAAGTGCCACTACCTAAACAATCTGTATTGTCTGCCTACCCTAATGCCAGCCTGCCATCTTATCAGGATGGAAGGCTCGTCTATAAAACAGATGCCGACTATTTTAAAACAAGTGCCCGCTCCCTCTATGAGCAAGGAGCCCGTCTAATTGGCGGCTGCTGCGGCACAACACCGGAACATATCGCCGCGATAGCCAATGAAGTAAAAAGAAAGAAACCGATTCTTCATAAGGAGGTTCCTATTGATGAAAAAGAACCTCAGGAAAAAATTGAGGTAAAACAGACGAAGCCTCACCTACATGAAATTGTTGCAAAGAAACCGTCAGTCATTGTGGAACTTGACCCTCCCAAAAAATTAAATACTGACCGATACTTGCGAGGGGCAAAAGCTCTGCATGAGGCCGGAGTTGATTCGATTACGCTGGCTGACAATTCTCTCGCTTCACCGAGAGTCTGCAACACGGCAATGGGCTCAATCATAAAGCAAAAATACAATATTAATCCATTGGTCCACATCGCCTGCAGGGACCGCAATCAGATTGGCCTGCAGTCTCACTTAATGGGGCTTCATACATTAGGAATTACAGAAGTGTTAGCTATTACCGGTGATCCAACTAAAATTGGAGACTTTCCCGGAGCCACCTCGGTTTATGACTTTTCTTCATTAGACTTGATTCAATCCATTAAGCAGTTAAATGAAGGGCAGTCCTTTTCAGGGAAATCGTTAGGAATGAAAACAAACTTCTCTGTGGCCGCCGCGTTTAATCCTAATGTAAGAAACTTAAACCGGGCTGTTGGACGGCTTGAGAAAAAAATAAAATGTGGAGCTGATTACTTTATCAGCCAGCCCGTTTACAGTGAAGCACAGCTTTTAGAAATTTATGATGCCACTAAACATATTTCAGCACCGATTTATATTGGAATCATGCCGCTGATCAGCGCCCGGAATGCTGAGTTTTTACACAATGAAGTGCCAGGCATAAGCTTATCCGATGATATCCGAAAACGTATGGAAACCGTAAGCCACAACCCTTCCCTCGCTCAGGAGGAAGGGATTGCGATAGCTAAATCATTAATTGATACAGCAGTAGAGCTCTTTAATGGAATTTACTTAATCACCCCATTTTTGCGCTACGAGATTACTGTAGAACTCACCCGCTACTTTAAAGAAAAAACAAAAGGAAGGACAGATGCAAATGACCACATTATTTCACAAACAACTATCCAGTAA